A window of Deltaproteobacteria bacterium contains these coding sequences:
- a CDS encoding prepilin-type N-terminal cleavage/methylation domain-containing protein, giving the protein MDDRGFTIIELVMVIIVVSILAAVAIPQFGRYWAGIKLNNAVMKIASDIRYAQNRATTTQQRTRVIFSSSTTYDIQSCPIAAPYNTTTCKCPDPADNLWVPATGFPINLNNTEFLGVTITAPAAGSWLEFDSLGKPSINPCGTATGTTITVQNGSSTKPINVATQTGMVSY; this is encoded by the coding sequence ATGGATGACAGGGGTTTTACAATCATTGAGCTTGTAATGGTCATTATTGTGGTATCCATACTGGCAGCAGTGGCAATACCGCAGTTCGGCAGGTATTGGGCAGGCATAAAGCTGAATAATGCGGTAATGAAAATAGCCTCTGACATACGCTATGCGCAGAACAGGGCAACAACGACACAGCAGAGGACCAGGGTCATTTTTTCGAGCAGCACCACATATGATATTCAATCTTGCCCTATCGCCGCTCCATACAACACTACAACCTGCAAATGTCCTGACCCGGCAGATAATCTATGGGTACCTGCCACCGGCTTCCCCATAAATTTAAACAACACCGAATTCTTAGGCGTTACTATCACAGCGCCAGCAGCAGGAAGCTGGCTGGAATTTGATTCTTTGGGCAAGCCGTCTATTAACCCATGCGGCACTGCAACGGGAACAACGATTACTGTTCAAAACGGCAGTAGCACAAAACCTATCAACGTTGCAACACAGACAGGGATGGTGTCATATTAA
- a CDS encoding type II secretion system protein encodes MNKKGFTLIEIVMVIVLLGIIMPGIMFYFIQGVKDSAIPQRRTTAIFLAEALMEEIKSKSWDEITTINSTCSNATAIGFDGVETIATRAIWNDIDDFNNLDNTPPKDSQNNSMTNYPGYRQQVKVEYVTAADLNPAVPLVVPPYTCYKRIKVDITDTTSNETISLVSLMTSY; translated from the coding sequence ATGAACAAAAAAGGCTTCACTCTCATAGAAATCGTCATGGTGATTGTGCTTCTCGGCATCATCATGCCGGGCATTATGTTCTATTTTATACAGGGCGTTAAAGACAGCGCAATCCCACAGAGGAGGACTACAGCCATATTCCTTGCAGAGGCATTGATGGAGGAGATAAAGTCAAAGAGCTGGGATGAGATTACGACTATCAACAGCACCTGCAGCAATGCAACTGCAATAGGTTTTGATGGAGTTGAAACAATCGCAACAAGAGCAATATGGAATGATATAGACGACTTTAATAACCTTGATAACACACCGCCTAAGGATTCACAGAATAATTCAATGACCAATTACCCCGGTTATAGACAACAAGTTAAAGTGGAATATGTTACTGCTGCCGACCTTAACCCAGCGGTTCCCCTTGTAGTGCCTCCATATACTTGCTACAAGCGGATTAAGGTGGATATAACGGATACCACGAGCAATGAGACAATTTCGCTTGTAAGCTTGATGACAAGTTATTAA
- a CDS encoding prepilin-type N-terminal cleavage/methylation domain-containing protein: MQNHKGFTLIEMIMVIMLIGIIAAAIAVPLSQGVKGWFQATSREGITQSGRIAIERMAREIRNMARTAANNPCILTATATSFSFSDSSGNITTCNTIQFSWAGVAGNPIMRGADTLADNVSSMTIQYYDSNNQCMLAQPNCPAPIGVTINTIRRLSIEIASTQGGETVRKYSEVYLSNMKGY, encoded by the coding sequence ATGCAAAACCACAAAGGCTTTACCCTCATAGAAATGATAATGGTCATCATGCTCATCGGCATTATTGCCGCTGCCATCGCCGTTCCGTTGTCACAGGGCGTAAAGGGATGGTTTCAGGCAACCTCAAGAGAGGGCATAACCCAGAGCGGAAGGATTGCCATTGAGCGCATGGCAAGAGAGATACGGAATATGGCAAGGACAGCAGCAAATAACCCGTGCATATTAACAGCCACTGCTACATCCTTTAGTTTCAGCGACTCCAGCGGAAATATTACTACATGCAATACGATACAATTCAGTTGGGCAGGGGTGGCGGGAAATCCAATCATGCGCGGCGCCGACACCTTGGCGGATAATGTCAGTTCTATGACCATTCAATATTATGACAGCAATAATCAATGTATGTTGGCACAACCCAACTGTCCAGCTCCCATAGGAGTTACTATTAACACAATCCGCCGCCTCTCCATTGAGATAGCAAGCACACAAGGCGGCGAGACTGTGCGGAAATACAGCGAGGTCTATCTGTCAAATATGAAGGGATATTGA